In Brevibacillus brevis, a genomic segment contains:
- a CDS encoding ATP-binding cassette domain-containing protein has product MNQPILECKNVKKSFGGIQATKELNLKLYPAKIIGLIGPNGAGKTTAFNLITGHLKPDSGSITYKGNSITAMAPHRIARMGVRRTWQNLRLFMGMTVEENLLIACQDQPGESLVNTLFLPGLTRIKEAENKEKARKVLQFIELHKKAHVIAADLSYAEQKLLVLGIGLIAESECLLFVFCNSKMQSLAANLCRTLPTSIQKNLGRLHAG; this is encoded by the coding sequence ATGAATCAACCAATCCTTGAATGCAAGAATGTGAAAAAAAGCTTTGGCGGGATTCAAGCCACGAAAGAGCTAAATTTAAAGCTGTATCCGGCAAAAATTATTGGTTTAATTGGACCCAATGGTGCCGGAAAAACAACAGCCTTTAATTTGATTACGGGCCATTTAAAGCCCGACAGCGGTTCCATCACGTATAAGGGAAATAGCATTACAGCAATGGCTCCACACCGAATTGCCAGAATGGGTGTGAGGCGAACGTGGCAAAATCTGCGGTTGTTTATGGGAATGACCGTTGAGGAAAATTTGTTGATCGCTTGCCAAGATCAACCGGGCGAAAGCTTAGTGAACACCCTTTTTCTACCAGGCTTGACCCGAATAAAAGAAGCAGAAAACAAAGAAAAGGCAAGAAAAGTCCTGCAATTCATCGAGTTGCACAAAAAGGCTCATGTAATTGCAGCTGACTTGTCCTATGCAGAACAAAAGCTATTAGTTTTAGGAATTGGGCTAATCGCAGAATCAGAATGCTTATTGTTTGTATTTTGCAACTCAAAAATGCAGAGTTTGGCGGCCAATTTATGCAGAACACTGCCAACATCAATACAAAAGAATTTAGGAAGACTTCATGCTGGATAG
- a CDS encoding branched-chain amino acid ABC transporter permease, which yields MNYIMEIFIFSFIFIILASSFNLLLGLGGLFSIAHSIFYGLGAYFSALLVAHTEMPVLLAMLLSMILTGMFSLLLAIPTLRVSGDYLAIASLGFSIVLIDMLSNFEFTGGSAGLTGIKKIEIFGWGFTESWMFAVFTGGIAALVLALINWIAKSPFGRLLRGIREDETATMGLGKNVFLIRISVFVMASALAGLAGGLYAHYFRFLSPDGFGLSNTITIICMVVIGGIGTLWGPVIGAFILMGLPELLRFLTLPPNMIGPLQQILFVVIVLLFIYLRPNGIIGVKSKCKESGEQTKLESTEEGVVIR from the coding sequence ATGAACTATATCATGGAAATCTTCATATTTAGTTTTATTTTTATCATACTTGCTTCAAGTTTTAACCTATTGCTAGGATTGGGCGGTTTATTTTCAATAGCTCATTCTATCTTTTACGGCCTGGGAGCTTATTTTTCCGCCTTGTTGGTTGCCCACACGGAAATGCCAGTGTTACTTGCGATGTTGTTGTCCATGATCCTTACCGGGATGTTTTCCCTTTTACTGGCCATACCCACTTTACGCGTATCAGGGGATTATTTAGCGATTGCCAGCCTAGGATTCTCGATCGTACTTATTGATATGCTGTCAAACTTCGAATTTACCGGTGGTTCGGCAGGTTTAACCGGGATTAAAAAAATTGAGATATTTGGTTGGGGATTTACTGAGAGTTGGATGTTTGCTGTTTTTACAGGGGGGATAGCAGCTCTTGTTCTAGCATTAATCAATTGGATTGCGAAGTCCCCTTTTGGACGATTATTGAGAGGAATCCGCGAAGACGAGACAGCTACGATGGGATTGGGAAAAAATGTATTCCTCATTCGGATAAGCGTGTTTGTAATGGCTTCTGCGTTAGCAGGTTTGGCGGGTGGTCTGTATGCTCACTATTTCCGCTTCTTAAGTCCGGATGGTTTTGGACTGTCAAACACCATTACGATCATTTGCATGGTTGTGATTGGCGGCATCGGCACACTGTGGGGTCCTGTTATCGGTGCTTTTATTCTTATGGGCTTACCGGAATTACTCCGGTTTTTGACTCTTCCACCAAACATGATTGGCCCTCTGCAACAAATCTTGTTCGTCGTCATTGTATTATTATTCATCTATCTACGACCTAATGGGATTATTGGGGTTAAAAGCAAATGTAAGGAGAGCGGAGAACAAACGAAGCTGGAAAGTACAGAAGAAGGTGTCGTGATACGATGA
- a CDS encoding branched-chain amino acid ABC transporter permease, translated as MLFLQLITNGIVTGFLYGLLALSFAVVLSVCKVWHFAHAGVMSVSAYMIYLFYNMLQLPLWLSFSLTLMIMIAVGFMIDRFGYQPLRKRKSGVLIFFIVSLMLTTLFENLISIFFGNQTQTFSLEDEERYDLGFVNLTSWDLRVIIVCGILIAAFLAMIRWTKIGHALNAVATNPEMAETVGINTKSIYATAVIIASVMAVPATFLVGQKSGIEPTMGFGVLLTSIVATVVGGVGNYTGAMIAGFLIAIVENIGIWQISSQWQHSIVFGILFLCIIFRPRGLMGQRTGG; from the coding sequence TTGTTATTCTTACAATTGATTACGAATGGAATTGTTACTGGCTTTTTATATGGATTGTTGGCCCTCTCGTTTGCAGTCGTTTTATCCGTTTGCAAAGTATGGCACTTTGCCCATGCGGGTGTCATGAGCGTATCGGCTTATATGATCTACTTATTTTACAATATGCTTCAACTTCCACTCTGGCTCTCATTTTCACTAACTCTGATGATCATGATCGCTGTAGGGTTCATGATTGATCGATTTGGTTATCAACCATTAAGGAAAAGAAAGTCGGGAGTGCTCATATTTTTTATTGTTTCCCTTATGCTTACAACCTTATTTGAGAATTTGATTTCAATCTTTTTTGGTAATCAGACCCAAACCTTTTCTTTAGAGGACGAGGAGCGTTATGATTTAGGATTTGTCAATCTTACCAGCTGGGATCTCAGAGTCATTATTGTTTGTGGGATCTTGATCGCGGCTTTCCTTGCTATGATCAGGTGGACGAAAATTGGGCATGCACTTAACGCAGTGGCAACGAATCCAGAGATGGCTGAAACCGTCGGGATCAATACGAAAAGCATCTACGCCACAGCAGTCATTATTGCCTCGGTTATGGCTGTACCTGCAACATTTTTGGTCGGGCAAAAATCCGGTATTGAGCCCACGATGGGATTTGGAGTGTTACTGACCTCAATCGTTGCCACGGTGGTTGGCGGTGTCGGCAATTATACCGGTGCCATGATAGCTGGGTTCCTCATAGCGATCGTTGAAAATATAGGGATTTGGCAGATCTCTTCCCAATGGCAGCATTCCATTGTGTTCGGAATTTTATTTTTATGCATCATTTTTCGTCCACGAGGACTTATGGGGCAAAGGACAGGAGGTTAA
- the istB gene encoding IS21-like element helper ATPase IstB, producing MREELAKVCKTLHLAHVMETYEQVPFEDRESFLLGVLRMEIQRREETKLKRLIKKAAFPQLKTLEDYAFEAVTLPETCTKEGLIDLRFLERKENVLMLGKVGTGKTHLATALGVEACRRGYAVRFFRVPDLVALLQEKHANGALMRFQKELADCELLILDEVGFVPFHQTGAELLFHVISACYERNSVIVTSNLEFGQWNTVFGDTRLTAALVDRLVHHAHILAFTGESYRLRHALSSMKSS from the coding sequence ATGAGAGAAGAGCTGGCAAAGGTGTGCAAAACTTTGCATTTGGCGCATGTGATGGAAACCTATGAACAGGTGCCGTTTGAAGATCGGGAGAGCTTCTTGCTGGGAGTCTTGCGGATGGAGATTCAACGGCGGGAGGAGACAAAGCTGAAGCGACTGATAAAGAAAGCCGCGTTTCCCCAACTGAAGACACTGGAAGATTACGCTTTTGAGGCAGTCACCTTACCGGAAACATGTACAAAGGAGGGATTGATCGACCTACGTTTTTTGGAGCGCAAGGAAAATGTGCTGATGCTGGGAAAAGTGGGCACGGGGAAGACCCATCTGGCAACAGCGCTTGGCGTAGAGGCGTGCCGAAGGGGATATGCCGTTCGATTCTTCCGTGTTCCCGATCTGGTTGCGCTCTTGCAGGAAAAACACGCGAATGGGGCACTGATGCGGTTTCAAAAAGAACTGGCAGACTGTGAGTTGTTGATTTTGGACGAGGTTGGGTTTGTTCCCTTTCACCAAACGGGGGCTGAGCTGTTGTTTCATGTTATCTCGGCCTGCTATGAGAGAAACAGTGTGATTGTGACGTCGAATTTGGAGTTTGGGCAGTGGAATACGGTGTTTGGAGATACGCGATTGACGGCAGCCCTTGTGGATCGCCTCGTCCACCACGCCCATATTCTGGCGTTTACCGGAGAAAGCTACCGACTGCGCCATGCTCTATCCAGCATGAAGTCTTCCTAA